The DNA segment acaaattattttaagtaaaagaagcAAACGAAAAACCTTATCAGTATCAACATCCTCAATGACTTCATCTATTGTAGCCTCATCTCCCATTCCGTACTGCGTCATAGCTTGTCTTAGTTCATCTCTTGTAATAAACCTGAATGAAAAGAAGAATAATAGGCAAAGACAATCAATCAAGTAATATAACGTTCAAAACTGAAAAAAGCAATAGTTCAATATACTAACCCACTGTTATCCTTGTCAAAGAACTGAAAAGCCTTGACTATATTTTCTTCCCTCTCAAGCCTATGTCGATGCATTGTTGCAGTTATGAATTCAATGTAATCAATGGTTCCACTATTGTCAACATCAGCCTGACAGAATGAGGTTTAGGCATTCAGAAGTTGCAGCTTGTTTCATTATTATGGAAATGAttactattatatataaataacagaATTTGGATGGTGCAAGGAAGGGATTATATAATTGGATAAAATCTTACAGCATCCATAAGCTGCTTTATTTCAGTTTCAGTTAACTTAGATCCCAAGCGAGCTAATCCATCCCTGAGTTCTCCTAGTGTTATTGTACCACTTCCGTCAGTGTCGATGTTTTTGAACATCTGTTGCAAGCCCTTGATCTCTTCTTCCGTTGATAGGCTTTCTGCTATCACCTTCCACAAACCATATTCACAGACATAAATATCAGCTTGTGGGAACAAAAAACAGAGAAAAAGAAATTTGTGCTTTTATGGCCGAGTAAATTTATCATAGAATGATATCACAAACGCAACGAATATGGTAATGTGCTAGTTTCACAAGCGTGAAAAACTAGAGTCATAGGCCATACCTTCAATGCTAGTTTTTTGAGCTTGTTCATTACTCTGAACTGCTTCAACCTGCTAAGGACAGCACTATCAATAGGTTTGTCGGAAGCATCACCACCCTCCTTCAGCCATGGATGTTCTGGTTCATTTTCACAAAATGTAAACATTAGTGGCGCATATCTAACAATTGTGTTCTTCAGTAAGATGAACCAATGTTCAATGCTGTCAATCCAACTCTTCCCTTTTTTCATTATCTTGAAGGGTTTTGCCTACAGAAGCTTAATGTTTTTACCTAGAGCTTGGGCAGCAGTGATCCGTTTCGTAGGATCCCTTGTTAGCATCTTTCTGATGAGGTCCTTTGCACCTTCAGTTATAGATGGCCATGGCAAGCTTTTCAAGTCAAGATTACCTTCTAAAACCGCTTTAAATATTTCTTTCTCAGTCTCTGCAACAAAATTATTCAGCAACAGTTGAAGAGGTATCACAACCAAAAGAACGTAtccgaaaaataaaataagtttccACGTACATACCACCCCAAAATGGAGGCACTCCACTAAGAAGAATGTATAAAATGACACCAGCACTCCACACATCTATCTCCTTGCCATATTTCCGGTTTAACACCTCTGGTGCAACATAGTATGCACTTCCAACAAGGTCCTTATACATTCTGCCTGAAATGTTACATAAACTTCAAGTGCTCAGTTGAGATTCATGATTACTTGGGAAAGAAATGCATCAATAGATTTGGAATTGAATGATCAAAGAGGTATTATTATGATGCATATAATAGGATTAGCCATGAACCTACCACCTTATCCCTACATATTAGCTTTTTCTTTTATGGTTCCGTCGTTTTTCTTACACTTGCCACTTACAAAAAGTTATCAATGACTTGGTTGACCGGTCGCCTTCTTCGTTTACTTGTTTTATTGACCAATGATTACATCTAGCAAGAATAACGTGCAGAGTCCGCTTCCAGTCtaattcatgttatttttattgtttttaagttCTTATACTGAATAACACTTCAGTCAAATTTATCCATCTCCCTAGAGTATAatcgaaatgaaaaaaaaaaaactcacagtATAATTTGGAGTTACTGATCAAGGTATGATCATGTCTAACAACACCAAGTTTCATGACAGAAGCAAGCCCGATTGAGGGAGTGAAGCAAAAGCATATATGGTAATATCAAAGGGAAGCAACGGAAATAGAGCTAACCTTCCTCAATGAAGACGGAGAGTCCAAAATCTGTGGCTTTTATTGGAGAAATCTCATCCTTGCTGACCAGCAAAAAGTTTTCAGGTTTCAAGTCCCTATGCATAACCCCCATAAAATGACAGGCATTCACCACATTCACAACCTGTCGACAAATAGAAGCCGCTTGACGTTCTGAATAACTCCCTTTAGCTATGATCCGATCAAAAAGCTCGCCACCTGAGCACAGTTCCATCACCAAATGCACATTCTGCCTATCTTCATAAGCACCTTTGAATTCCACAATATTGGGTTGCCCTGTTAGGTGCTGCATTATCGAAGTCTCTCTTCTAACATCCTCTATGTCTCTGTCAGTGCGCAGTTTACGCCTTGAAATAGATTTGCAGGCGTATTTTCGCCCCGTTGCCTTTTCGGTGCAAAGATAAGTGATGCCAAACTGACCTCTCCCCAACTCTTTGTCAAGATCATAAATGGTGGTGACATCAACGTATGGTTTGAGCAAAATGGTTCCAATACCGGATGATGAAGTAGCTTTAGAAGAAGAAGGGTTAAAGTGTTGCGGGGTGGTTTTGGGGAATAGATGAGATGGACGAGGAGAAGACTCAGATGAGGAAGAGATTGGGATTTCATGAGAGTGAGATCTTCTCAAGCAAAATCCCAGAGATTGGCAGAGTCCCATAGATGGCTGTTGTGCTGTTTTCAAGTTTAGGCCTTTGGACAAGTTCGGTTTTGGTTTGATTGGATCGTTATGATATTGGTGCAGTGCAGGGgagaatattattattataatattagaaGAATGGTTTAGGTTACACTTACTGCTGCTTTATTATGTTAGGTGCTTTGCTTTTGCCTCTGGGATTGTCTCGAGTATCATTCCTCATGGCTCACCTTTTTGTTTCCACTAACAACTCTGTTGTGCTTTGCTTGAGAGGGGGAAATAAGTAGGGGGCAAAGGGAGGGATAAAGTATACATGCCATGCTATTAGACGATTGATTACCGGCTAAATTCCGCTATTAGTCATTTTACTTGATGAAAGTTGTGAGTTTAGTTTTGTAACTTTTTAGTtgttatacttttcaaattttaaaatttcaatcattcccaaataataactattaaattcattaagttatattatttctaaaatctGATTAGGCAAGCATATTATCATATGTTTAATGCGATGTTAGCTTGTTATTTCCACGTATTAGTcattaaaaatttagttaatgGTTTAATGATTGTCATTTGtgttaaaattataattcaaaatttggaaagtatagggacttggaatgatccaattggagaatatggactaaatctacaacAATATGTATGGTCTATGCCTAGTAATTGAATATAACCGAATGGGTTTACCTGCTATGATTCAAGTCAAGACTAAAACTTTAAAACTTAAAAAGTATGGGGACTAAATTTGATCAATTTGAAAACTACAgggactaaaaatgatcaaattaaagtatagggactaatacaGCCCTTTTATAAAGCACAGGGACTAATGGCAGAATTTAACCTTGATTATGCATTACTGTCCAAGCAGCCCAAAGAAAGACCATGTCCAATGCCAATGGTGGCTGACCCATCTTCCGAGATCCCGAATGCCAATTTTGGGTCCAGCACTAGTATGACTGCATGCCAATCTCTTAAGATTATCATAGGTTCTTGACTGTTGACTAACCTTCTGCCCAAAATGTGACTTGGTCTTGGTCTCAATATGGTTGTGGATGCAATTGGCATTTTTAATTAATCCAGTAAGCTTAACACGTACGGGGGCGGCTTTCATATGGAAGAATTTGAAAATTAACTGTCTGACCCTTTATAAAAGGGactcttgttatttattttatttcccaACACTAGCAATCCTTGGCCTGTGTTTTGTGATTCAGCCGCCAGTGTCTCCCACAAttcctttttaatttctttaactaACATTTAAAAGTTCCTGAATTTCTGAATATTCTTCTCCCAATGGAGCAACCAATCTGCCCTTGTCCTTTTATCATGCCATGTTTTCCAGCTGAAGAGGCAAGGGAATTGTGTTGCTCAGCAGCTTCACTAGTCATTTCTAAATTGTTCCATGCTATCTTCATCTTTATATTTTCAGTGGGTTAGTTACTTTCTTCCTTGACCCATTTGTTTTACAGTACTAGGATTTTGCTCCTTTCCTTTTGAACacaagaaaaaaatcaattaaataaaatcttttcACTTTGATCCTACAACATATTGACAACAATTTATCATCTTTGCGAGAAAACCATGGTGTCAGTTTCAGTTGAATGCCAACACTAATCAGAATCTGGCATTTATCTGCAGTTGGAGCAACTTTAGGAGCCATGGTTGGAGCTTTTGTTGGGGCCAAAACCAAGATCGGTTGGCTTCATGGAGCGTCTGTTGGGGCCATAAGAGGCAGCTTTTTCTCCATCAAGTTGTTCGAATTTTCACTCATAGTTTGCAGCTCCGATGATATGGCAACCAGTTATTTCTTCCAACCGGTATGACATTATTGTCTTCTTCATCTATCTACAATGTGCCAATCATTTTaatcattctttcttttttctctttgttgCTCTGCCCATGCACTACACAATTGGTCCGCCCGAAACGCACCCACTTTCTGAAATTCGTCACACATAACTATTCCATACATATTTCCTTTCTGGTTGTGAACCCTGATTAAAGTT comes from the Gossypium hirsutum isolate 1008001.06 chromosome A06, Gossypium_hirsutum_v2.1, whole genome shotgun sequence genome and includes:
- the LOC107938101 gene encoding calcium-dependent protein kinase 29, which produces MGLCQSLGFCLRRSHSHEIPISSSSESSPRPSHLFPKTTPQHFNPSSSKATSSSGIGTILLKPYVDVTTIYDLDKELGRGQFGITYLCTEKATGRKYACKSISRRKLRTDRDIEDVRRETSIMQHLTGQPNIVEFKGAYEDRQNVHLVMELCSGGELFDRIIAKGSYSERQAASICRQVVNVVNACHFMGVMHRDLKPENFLLVSKDEISPIKATDFGLSVFIEEGRMYKDLVGSAYYVAPEVLNRKYGKEIDVWSAGVILYILLSGVPPFWGETEKEIFKAVLEGNLDLKSLPWPSITEGAKDLIRKMLTRDPTKRITAAQALEHPWLKEGGDASDKPIDSAVLSRLKQFRVMNKLKKLALKVIAESLSTEEEIKGLQQMFKNIDTDGSGTITLGELRDGLARLGSKLTETEIKQLMDAADVDNSGTIDYIEFITATMHRHRLEREENIVKAFQFFDKDNSGFITRDELRQAMTQYGMGDEATIDEVIEDVDTDKDGRINYEEFVAMMKRGTHDGDGNWQRHMNS